From Bacillus pumilus, one genomic window encodes:
- a CDS encoding peptidoglycan recognition protein family protein: protein MVNIIQAYIPKHNRNRPRNRMKPLYITVHNTSNTAKGANAGSHAAFVARSSTGVSWHYTVDDQVIYQHLPLNENGWHAGDGRGSGNMKSIGIEICENTDGNFEQAVENAQWLIRKLMGDLGIPLSNVVPHKHWSGKECPRKLLGRWDQFKAGIATAHTGSKSTRKPVRTESLSHKAPVTKQKSSNLPSGILKITKPLTKGSQVTAVQKALSSLYFYPDKGAKNNGIDGYYGPKTANAVKRFQLMNGLAADGIYGPKTKNKMEQLLKK, encoded by the coding sequence ATGGTCAATATCATTCAAGCCTACATTCCAAAACACAACCGCAACAGACCAAGAAATAGGATGAAGCCTCTCTATATTACGGTGCATAATACCTCTAACACTGCAAAAGGTGCAAATGCGGGGAGTCACGCTGCGTTTGTTGCACGTTCAAGTACTGGGGTCAGCTGGCATTACACTGTCGACGATCAGGTCATTTATCAGCATTTACCATTAAACGAAAACGGCTGGCACGCAGGGGATGGCAGAGGCTCTGGCAATATGAAATCAATCGGAATTGAAATTTGTGAAAATACAGACGGCAACTTTGAACAAGCAGTCGAAAATGCTCAATGGCTCATTCGGAAACTGATGGGCGATTTGGGGATTCCTTTATCAAATGTAGTGCCCCATAAACATTGGAGCGGGAAAGAATGTCCAAGGAAACTGCTCGGACGATGGGATCAATTTAAAGCTGGAATAGCCACAGCTCATACCGGCAGCAAAAGCACAAGAAAGCCAGTCCGAACAGAAAGCTTGAGCCACAAAGCACCCGTAACCAAACAGAAATCGTCAAATCTGCCATCTGGCATTTTAAAAATAACCAAGCCCTTAACAAAAGGATCTCAAGTGACAGCCGTGCAAAAAGCCTTATCTTCCCTCTATTTTTACCCAGACAAAGGAGCAAAAAACAATGGGATTGATGGCTATTATGGACCGAAAACAGCGAATGCCGTTAAGCGATTCCAGCTCATGAACGGCTTAGCGGCAGACGGGATTTACGGACCAAAGACGAAGAACAAAATGGAACAATTGCTGAAAAAGTGA
- a CDS encoding phage holin has product MKTFDKGTVIRTVLLFIALINQTLVMFGQTVLPISEEQVQTAGEALYVAGSTIFTMVTAIITWFKNNYVTYKGQLQKDTLKQRGLTK; this is encoded by the coding sequence ATGAAAACATTCGACAAAGGCACTGTGATTCGCACAGTGCTTCTTTTTATTGCACTCATCAATCAAACGCTTGTCATGTTTGGACAGACGGTGCTGCCGATTAGTGAGGAGCAAGTACAAACAGCCGGTGAGGCACTATATGTAGCAGGTTCCACCATTTTTACGATGGTGACAGCTATTATAACTTGGTTTAAAAACAATTATGTGACCTACAAAGGTCAATTACAAAAAGATACCCTGAAACAAAGAGGGCTAACAAAATAA
- a CDS encoding BhlA/UviB family holin-like peptide: MEVDVVQNLMTQGPFAVLFCWILFYVLNTTKERENKLNEQIEAQNEVLAKFSEKYDVVIDKLDKIERNLK; encoded by the coding sequence ATGGAAGTAGATGTCGTCCAAAACTTAATGACACAAGGCCCGTTTGCCGTTCTTTTTTGCTGGATTCTGTTTTATGTTCTCAACACAACAAAAGAACGTGAAAATAAGCTCAATGAGCAAATCGAGGCGCAAAATGAAGTGTTAGCAAAGTTTAGTGAGAAGTATGACGTCGTGATCGATAAACTCGACAAAATTGAACGGAATTTAAAATAG
- a CDS encoding pyocin knob domain-containing protein translates to MDITTPRSFETSDKAHADLFNDMLKTLIYNDTSISEQLTLHIGDSRQHTSEVEKKKWNESQLYKITGDDGVHLLNIPVGSKIFDSIKDKGTCTFYAPSGIEDSPSQFAIRGIQTVGQNNVGTGFAIDTSGNAYYFYYNSSHISINWTQLPTTAEKDKWNNGQLYKLTQNNGRPIYKGVSETTDYNEITETGMYLIYNAGLNGPKEIKKAFMIVISYGNTLLQTIYDAVNGLNSFYRIRKSDYTWTEWERQLTSTDLNASWYNVNLNSNIKQYLVNPLKYSVRQNILYLRGSFEQVPANETEIAILTQKPSSLTVFTCATVGSYGSARLSLSKDGILKFDGLIANDTLNVTRIEINEAIPLW, encoded by the coding sequence TTGGATATAACAACTCCTCGTTCTTTTGAAACGAGTGATAAAGCTCATGCTGATCTATTCAACGATATGTTGAAAACATTGATTTATAACGACACTAGTATATCAGAACAATTAACTCTCCATATCGGTGATTCTAGACAACATACTTCAGAAGTAGAAAAAAAGAAATGGAATGAGTCGCAGCTGTATAAAATTACAGGTGATGATGGAGTACATCTTCTAAATATTCCTGTCGGATCAAAAATCTTTGACTCAATTAAAGACAAAGGGACTTGTACATTTTATGCACCTAGTGGAATAGAGGATAGCCCTTCACAATTTGCCATTAGAGGGATTCAGACAGTGGGACAAAATAATGTTGGAACAGGTTTTGCGATAGATACATCAGGTAATGCATATTACTTCTACTACAATTCTAGCCATATATCTATCAATTGGACTCAGCTTCCGACAACTGCTGAAAAAGATAAATGGAACAATGGACAGCTGTATAAATTGACTCAAAACAATGGTAGGCCTATTTATAAAGGGGTAAGTGAAACCACTGACTATAATGAGATTACAGAAACAGGAATGTATCTCATTTATAATGCTGGTCTAAATGGTCCTAAAGAGATCAAAAAGGCATTTATGATAGTGATAAGTTATGGAAATACCCTATTACAAACTATTTATGATGCAGTCAACGGTCTTAATTCTTTTTATAGAATTAGGAAGAGTGACTATACATGGACTGAATGGGAAAGGCAGCTTACATCTACAGATTTAAATGCCTCCTGGTATAATGTAAATCTAAATAGTAATATAAAGCAATATTTAGTCAACCCATTAAAATATTCTGTTAGACAAAATATTTTATATTTGAGAGGATCATTTGAGCAAGTTCCGGCTAATGAAACAGAAATTGCAATTTTAACGCAGAAACCTTCTTCTTTAACCGTTTTCACTTGTGCGACGGTTGGTTCATACGGATCTGCAAGGTTGTCTTTATCTAAAGATGGTATTCTAAAATTTGATGGGTTAATTGCAAATGATACGTTAAATGTAACCCGTATTGAAATTAATGAAGCAATTCCACTATGGTAG
- a CDS encoding phage tail protein — protein sequence MADQLTVTTLYARQQMAKARAEGTKLTKVVKMAFGNGGTKDGKPISLDGTEQKLKKELVQKEIDSFTFMEPAKIRYTCTIAEGELAGEVINELALVDEAGKFTAIRTMTDKQKDGDIEFVFEIDDIY from the coding sequence ATGGCTGATCAATTAACCGTAACAACACTATATGCACGTCAACAAATGGCAAAGGCAAGAGCAGAAGGAACAAAACTCACAAAAGTCGTCAAAATGGCATTTGGAAATGGTGGGACGAAGGATGGGAAACCAATTTCACTAGACGGAACTGAACAAAAACTCAAAAAAGAACTAGTCCAAAAAGAGATTGATTCGTTTACCTTCATGGAACCAGCAAAAATCCGCTACACTTGCACGATCGCCGAAGGAGAACTGGCAGGAGAAGTCATCAACGAACTAGCACTTGTCGACGAAGCCGGCAAATTCACCGCCATCCGCACCATGACAGACAAACAAAAAGACGGCGACATCGAATTTGTTTTTGAGATTGATGATATTTATTAA
- a CDS encoding YmfQ family protein, producing the protein MSKQDEMKNYLPPYFTAIYEVDHLLKTEAPEFEQLDESIFDLTDQFFPLTATWGLNRWERMLKVQRESDDSIELRRARLLNMMSNIPPITYLSLEKSVNRFLKNPSAIIRLTTNRYHFALRVNLDDLQNTRYIVEILETLKPAHLAYTFTAFHHTDVHEKNDHHGRLTLRSRVGFFDHIPILLNGEFVLNGTFYLSGTRGSTDVPARFRHSLKMRMPLQHKSETTYRMNYVMTGALNEKGQKAALTLRTKNQLSHQTKKKMTFRLPVHVQTEQRGSLLIKDHYWILDGSVPLDGSKMLAATSQKIEL; encoded by the coding sequence TTGAGCAAACAGGATGAAATGAAAAACTACTTGCCGCCATATTTTACAGCGATTTATGAAGTAGATCATCTACTCAAAACAGAAGCACCGGAGTTTGAGCAATTGGATGAATCCATTTTCGATTTAACGGATCAGTTCTTCCCTTTAACTGCGACATGGGGATTGAATAGATGGGAAAGAATGCTGAAGGTGCAGCGAGAATCAGATGACTCCATTGAACTTCGCAGGGCACGCTTACTCAATATGATGTCAAACATTCCACCGATCACGTATCTTTCATTAGAGAAATCGGTGAATCGCTTTCTCAAAAATCCAAGTGCCATCATCCGTCTCACCACCAATCGCTATCATTTCGCCTTACGTGTGAACCTAGATGACCTGCAAAACACTAGATATATTGTAGAAATACTTGAAACGTTAAAGCCGGCTCATTTGGCTTATACGTTCACTGCATTTCATCATACCGATGTACATGAAAAAAATGATCATCACGGGAGGCTCACACTGCGAAGCAGAGTGGGTTTTTTCGATCATATCCCGATTTTACTGAATGGTGAATTTGTATTAAATGGTACGTTTTATCTTAGCGGGACAAGAGGTTCAACCGATGTACCTGCTCGTTTCCGGCATTCGTTGAAGATGAGAATGCCGCTTCAGCATAAGTCAGAAACCACATATCGCATGAATTATGTCATGACTGGAGCGTTAAATGAAAAAGGGCAAAAAGCGGCACTGACTTTACGCACAAAGAACCAGCTGTCACATCAAACCAAAAAGAAGATGACGTTCCGATTGCCAGTACATGTCCAAACTGAACAGCGCGGCAGCTTACTGATCAAGGATCATTACTGGATTCTCGATGGATCTGTTCCGCTGGACGGATCAAAAATGCTAGCAGCAACTTCTCAAAAAATAGAGCTATAA
- a CDS encoding baseplate J/gp47 family protein encodes MFEEQTYEALIERMLDRLPDDIDKRENSVIWNALAPAAAELAQSYIWLDQVFELVFADTAQGEFLDRRAAEVGIERKPATKAIWSAAIQPEDINIPAGSRFFIEDVYFQYSKEGTLECETPGKIGNGQLTDQPLLSLDTIPGLESIIMKDLVIPGQEEEDDASLYDRYLIRARREAVSANKAHYKKWAEEVTGVGRAKVFPLWNGEGTVKIVITDGNLDVASDLLVKRVQEYIDPVPGEGEGQAPIGSKATVESAKWLDIDIEVAVELQMDWTLEGAQKEIEEKVKALLKSIAFEKSTIRMSALNDILYHSESVSDYANVLLNGESKNLVLQDIEIPRLRQVKVIEQTG; translated from the coding sequence ATGTTTGAGGAACAAACGTATGAAGCATTGATAGAAAGAATGCTGGACAGATTGCCAGATGACATAGATAAAAGAGAAAACAGCGTCATTTGGAATGCCTTGGCACCTGCTGCCGCTGAATTAGCCCAGTCCTATATTTGGCTTGATCAAGTATTCGAGCTGGTCTTTGCAGATACAGCACAAGGAGAGTTTCTAGATCGGCGGGCTGCTGAAGTAGGAATTGAAAGAAAACCAGCGACTAAAGCGATTTGGTCCGCAGCTATTCAGCCGGAGGATATCAACATCCCAGCTGGTTCACGGTTTTTTATTGAAGACGTCTATTTCCAATATTCGAAAGAAGGCACGCTAGAATGCGAGACACCTGGCAAGATCGGCAATGGTCAATTAACAGATCAGCCGCTGCTTTCACTAGATACAATCCCAGGGCTTGAATCGATTATCATGAAAGATTTGGTGATACCCGGACAAGAGGAAGAAGATGACGCTTCGTTATACGATCGTTACTTAATACGTGCTAGGCGGGAGGCTGTCAGTGCCAACAAGGCGCATTATAAAAAATGGGCTGAGGAAGTGACAGGGGTTGGCAGAGCGAAAGTATTCCCGCTTTGGAATGGAGAAGGAACGGTCAAAATTGTCATCACAGACGGCAATCTAGATGTTGCATCAGATCTTCTTGTTAAAAGAGTACAGGAATATATTGACCCAGTGCCAGGCGAAGGAGAAGGACAAGCGCCTATCGGTTCAAAAGCAACCGTCGAAAGCGCCAAATGGCTGGATATTGACATAGAAGTAGCCGTCGAACTTCAAATGGACTGGACCCTTGAAGGAGCGCAGAAAGAAATAGAAGAAAAGGTCAAAGCGCTGTTGAAATCAATCGCATTTGAAAAGAGTACCATTCGAATGTCCGCCTTAAATGACATTCTGTACCATTCAGAAAGTGTATCAGATTATGCAAACGTGTTATTGAATGGGGAATCGAAAAACTTAGTGTTACAGGACATTGAGATACCGCGTCTGAGGCAGGTGAAGGTTATTGAGCAAACAGGATGA
- a CDS encoding DUF2634 domain-containing protein, which produces MALSPEEEIEETEEDEEVETSTTYRIDVETGRLTGETISGIEAIRQFVYMTLRTERYAYPIYSHDIGTEIQELLTDTEATDEYKEMEIPRLLEEALIVDERIDHIEELEVTKQNDSFHVKLAIVTDEGTLEIEEVMEGDV; this is translated from the coding sequence GTGGCACTTTCACCAGAGGAAGAAATCGAGGAAACAGAAGAAGACGAAGAGGTGGAAACCTCGACGACGTATCGAATAGATGTTGAAACTGGCAGACTGACAGGTGAAACCATTTCAGGCATTGAAGCAATTCGTCAATTCGTTTATATGACACTCAGGACAGAGCGGTATGCATATCCTATCTACAGCCACGACATTGGCACTGAAATCCAGGAGCTATTGACGGATACAGAAGCCACGGATGAATACAAAGAAATGGAGATTCCGAGACTGCTAGAGGAAGCATTGATTGTCGACGAACGGATTGATCATATTGAAGAATTAGAGGTCACAAAGCAAAATGACTCGTTTCATGTCAAGCTAGCTATTGTCACAGATGAAGGCACATTAGAAATAGAGGAGGTGATGGAGGGCGATGTTTGA
- a CDS encoding DUF2577 family protein produces the protein MRLSEAIKRLAVNAVDAASPIDLVVGEVTAVSPVSIRLNENHKLVIPEELLIWPKRLNKGEDDELKRGDSIMVLAMAGGQSFYIIDKL, from the coding sequence GTGAGGTTAAGTGAAGCGATTAAACGATTAGCAGTGAATGCTGTAGATGCCGCCTCTCCAATTGATCTGGTGGTTGGAGAAGTCACGGCAGTTTCTCCTGTAAGCATCCGGTTAAATGAAAACCATAAGCTGGTCATTCCGGAAGAATTACTGATTTGGCCAAAGCGCCTAAATAAGGGTGAGGATGATGAACTGAAAAGGGGAGACAGCATTATGGTGCTCGCAATGGCAGGAGGGCAGTCCTTCTACATCATCGACAAATTGTAA
- a CDS encoding XkdQ/YqbQ family protein, producing MIELFAIRSGTMYELVTESVTLQGQRYQAPRSIQANIITKQGSQTYYRVSEGDTVLFKWKGKELFRGIVFSRTPVEGKMTFTAYDMLQYLVKNQDVYVFSKQRADQILRRIGADFQIPMTSIANTGHVIKSLVFKNDTSLYDMILKALKETKRQTGRNYQIYSAKGKMGLRAWPDPEDVWVIESGVNLIGYQYSTSIEETATRVKLRTSADEQGKNKKKGSKSEIVVVEQDKAGQNKYGILQHVETVTGQINQPQLQKRAKVRLAEKKGVKQEVKSIQALGIPELQSGLPIYLKIPEINVKKTYWIDQDKHEFSGVKHTMTIDVVEKNSIPKGDQA from the coding sequence TTGATCGAGCTTTTTGCCATCAGAAGCGGCACCATGTATGAGCTTGTCACAGAGAGTGTGACACTTCAGGGGCAAAGGTATCAAGCGCCTCGCTCTATTCAGGCAAATATTATCACTAAACAAGGCAGTCAAACATATTACCGTGTCTCAGAAGGGGACACGGTTCTTTTTAAATGGAAAGGAAAAGAGCTGTTCAGAGGCATTGTGTTTTCTCGTACGCCTGTTGAAGGGAAAATGACCTTTACCGCATACGACATGCTTCAATATTTGGTGAAAAACCAAGATGTCTATGTTTTTTCAAAACAAAGAGCAGATCAAATCTTGAGACGGATTGGGGCTGACTTTCAAATTCCCATGACCTCCATCGCCAATACCGGTCATGTCATAAAATCGCTAGTGTTTAAAAATGATACGAGCCTATATGACATGATTCTGAAAGCATTAAAAGAAACAAAGCGGCAAACCGGCAGAAACTATCAAATCTATTCTGCTAAAGGAAAGATGGGGCTGAGAGCTTGGCCAGATCCAGAGGACGTATGGGTCATTGAATCAGGTGTCAATCTCATTGGCTATCAGTACAGCACCTCGATTGAAGAAACAGCGACTCGTGTCAAGCTGCGTACGTCTGCAGATGAACAAGGGAAAAATAAGAAAAAAGGGAGCAAATCAGAGATTGTAGTGGTCGAACAGGATAAAGCAGGTCAGAATAAATACGGTATTTTACAGCATGTTGAGACGGTTACAGGGCAAATCAACCAGCCGCAGCTGCAAAAAAGAGCCAAAGTACGGCTGGCAGAGAAAAAAGGCGTTAAACAAGAAGTCAAAAGCATCCAAGCGCTAGGCATTCCTGAACTGCAAAGCGGTCTTCCAATCTATTTGAAAATCCCTGAAATCAACGTAAAAAAAACGTACTGGATCGATCAGGACAAACATGAATTCAGTGGGGTGAAACACACCATGACAATTGATGTTGTTGAGAAAAATTCCATCCCAAAGGGTGATCAAGCGTGA
- a CDS encoding LysM peptidoglycan-binding domain-containing protein has translation MGKSVYQLWISQGKDKLRFPVLPSELEITNNVQNETVKVASFGELTFIDVPSAKQVSFTSLFPKKYSPIAEYKSIPSPENAIAKIERMMRSKKPVRLIVTGTKINMTCSIESFTHKEGSYDIGDREFTIELKEYKTASPRKIKRKKKAKQTKKKRPSKTPPKMYTVKKGDTLWAISGRFYGDSTKWRRIWNANKLAMIKRSKRNIKQPGHWIFPGQRLKIPQ, from the coding sequence ATGGGTAAATCAGTGTATCAATTGTGGATTTCCCAAGGAAAGGACAAGTTGCGATTCCCTGTCCTTCCATCCGAACTTGAAATCACAAATAACGTACAAAATGAAACGGTAAAGGTCGCTTCTTTTGGAGAACTGACCTTTATTGATGTCCCATCGGCTAAGCAAGTATCATTCACCTCATTATTTCCTAAGAAATATTCGCCAATTGCTGAATATAAAAGCATTCCATCACCGGAGAATGCGATAGCGAAAATAGAACGAATGATGCGTTCAAAGAAGCCTGTGCGGCTGATTGTAACGGGGACAAAAATCAATATGACGTGCAGCATTGAAAGCTTCACCCATAAAGAAGGGTCATATGATATTGGCGATCGTGAATTTACGATCGAGTTAAAGGAATACAAAACCGCATCGCCTAGGAAAATCAAACGAAAGAAAAAAGCAAAACAAACAAAAAAGAAAAGACCATCAAAAACACCACCAAAAATGTACACCGTCAAAAAAGGGGATACGCTATGGGCCATTTCAGGCAGATTTTATGGCGACAGTACAAAATGGCGGCGTATTTGGAATGCCAATAAATTAGCGATGATTAAACGTAGCAAACGCAATATTAAGCAGCCGGGGCATTGGATTTTCCCTGGACAAAGGTTAAAAATACCACAATAG